The following coding sequences are from one Culex quinquefasciatus strain JHB chromosome 1, VPISU_Cqui_1.0_pri_paternal, whole genome shotgun sequence window:
- the LOC6054551 gene encoding outer dense fiber protein 3-like protein 2, with translation MYQMSRDGPGPAGYGLPSTIGYDGHDPRKLRKPMYTMKKRPTTRYDTTGPGPALYHPGRKTQHGNPYSPAFKMGYRFNTFSDDVKPGPGAYNVEVVPDRCLRGKRAATYVIGKRLPEPARELIPGPNVYAFPPNTCKVRNPTYQIGKKFTTPYALEGPGPAAYGVTSRNITHKRNPIYSMGAGRSMPITDYTGPGPADYSLMNQKPGASGPKWAFGVKHSMWRPPMIIPGDNC, from the exons ATGTATCAAATGTCTCGAGATG GTCCCGGTCCAGCTGGGTACGGCCTCCCGTCGACCATCGGCTACGACGGCCACGACCCGCGAAAGCTGCGCAAACCGATGTACACCATGAAGAAACGTCCAACGACGCGGTACGATACGACCGGACCTGGTCCCGCATTATACCACCCGGGCCGGAAAACTCAGCACGGAAATCCGTACTCGCCGGCGTTTAAGATGGGCTACCGGTTCAATACGTTCT CCGATGACGTCAAACCGGGTCCCGGCGCGTACAACGTGGAGGTCGTTCCGGATCGATGCCTCAGGGGAAAACGGGCCGCAACGTACGTCATTGGAAAGCGACTGCCGGAACCTGCGCGCGAGTTGATTCCGGGACCCAACGTGTACGCGTTCCCTCCAAACACGTGCAAGGTGCGCAATCCAACGTACCAAATCGGCAAAAAGTTTACCACACCGTACGCCCTCGAGGGTCCCGGACCGGCTGCGTACGGGGTCACGAGTCGGAACATCACCCACAAGCGCAACCCGATTTACTCCATGGGTGCGGGTCGGTCGATGCCGATTACGGACTATACGGGCCCGGGACCGGCGGATTATAGCTTGATGAACCAGAAGCCGGGCGCTTCTGGTCCGAAGTGGGCCTTTGGAGTGAAGCATTCGATGTGGAGGCCACCGATGATCATTCCGGGGGATAATTGTTGA